The Yersinia entomophaga nucleotide sequence TCGTTGATAGCACTTTATACAGTTCGCGACTTTCCTGCTGCAATTGCGCCACTCTGGCATTATCGTTAATCATTTTAGCCGTGGTCTGAGTCACGCTAACCGGCGGTGATTGATGCAGGTCGGTATAGACCAATTTACTGTCCAGTGATAACCGCACATAAACCCGCTCCAGAAATTTCACTTCCTGCGGGGTAACTTTGCCATCGGCCTGAACCAGGTGGGCCAAAAACGCGGCAATAGCCCGTCGGGTTGTGACACTGAGCGGCTCCATTTTTTTACGTAACGCGCCCAAGGTGCTGGTTTTCTTTATTCCCGGCTGTAAATACGCTTTTAAGCGCATACGTTGACCGGGGCTGATATGCCCCCAGGCATCGACATGTTGGCTGAGCATCATTAATTCTGGCTCAGAAATCCCGCCGTCTACCATTACCGCCGCGCAGGCCAGATCGAGCGTTACCACCGTTACCCGATAAGCCGGGAGCGTTTCTGATTCCGTTGCTAGCACCGTGATAGGAAACAGTGCAATCGTATCCTGTGCCGACGGAGTAATATTATCGGATAAAATATCAGGTTCGACCCCAAGCTGTATTTTCTCCATAGCTCGGACTAACGCCATGACTTTATTACGCGTCACCTCTCCGGGGCTATTTAAGCGGGTAAATAGTTCGTTGTAGGTCATGAGCAGTAACCCGTATCCCACCCGCTCTTTGATATTGTCCAATTCTTGCTTTAACGCTTCTGGCCACAGCGTCATTGGCAGTAGCAAAATAGCTTCCAGATCGTTAATTTTATCGGGATTGAGCGCAATAAACTGGCTGTAACCGGCTAACTCGGTGTAACAATCCTCCAGAATCAGCCTTAGTTTCTCTCTGCTATCTTTAGCCACGACCACATCAGGCAAATCATGAATACGCCGGGTAAACTGTTGATCCATCAGCCCTGCGGAAGCCGAACGGTAGCAAATCTGTAGTTTGGTTTTATTCATAGGCAGTATGAAACCTTGCGGGAAATACTGTCTATATCGCTGTTGGAACAGCTGCGAGAAAACGCCAAAATTGCGCGTAGCGGCAATATTATGCGGCAAGTTAGGATCAGATAATGCCCAGGCTACGGCCCAATCCGCCGGTAATGGATGCTGGTCAACGGCTAACTGCCCTAAACCGATTCGTAAACCTAATGGTAAATCTGTCCCGTAGCTGCCAATCGGCGGCGAAGAAAGATAAGTTTTTTCCGTGGGATCGAGAGGTGTGAGATAAACCAATAAGTTACGTGCACAACGTTCGAATTCACGATGCTCGCCATAAATTCCGAGTAAACGGATAATTTCCGCTTTTAACGCCGGTTGCTCATTTTTGGCTGCAACGTCTACGTTTGCGTCAATCAATAAGCGATGTTCTAATCCATAGAAGAACAGGAAAACGTAGCCAATATAAGCTTCAGGAGCCTGACGCCCTTCTGCCAGCCATTGCAAATAAGCGCGGCGAGCCTCTGGCGATATCATGGAGTAGTTAGGACGTTCATCAGTCAGCGGCAAAGACATATCAACATGATCGGCGGCCACTTTCAGCGTTGGGTTAATAAACGCAGGCTCTGCGCCACTGCGATTACTTTTCAATTTATTCCCGATGTAGATCATGCCATCCGGTAAATTAATTCCGGCCACCACGGCCAGTTCCCCAGGAGGCAGCCAAGAGGCTCGCGATAGTGAGCCTTGAGGTAGCACTGAAGCCTGATAATTTTGTTTATTCAGCTCATCTGCCAGCCTGAAAATATAAAACTCATCGTCCGATTGCAGCGGGAGCGTCGCCGAGATGTCCCTCTCGTCGGAAGGTATATCGGAAAGCAAAGGCGAAGGTTCAGTTGCCAGTTCGAGCTTCGGCTTAGAGACACGCTTTGCGGCTTTCAAATAATGCCAAAAGAAGAAAATGCATAATAGTGCAGCACCAACGGCTATTGATGTTTCTTTTGGCAGCAGTGATAGCAAAGCCAAAAGAAACATTAACAGTATGACCCAGCCAGTTGTGGCAGATTTTATCTTAGTCACGATGGTTTATAAGCCCCTATCTTGAAATAATAATTTTTATGCTGCCCTTAAGGGCAATTTCTTAATAATAATTCTATTTTTATAAAGTACGCATTGCAGATAGCCGAAATCTCCCCGAGTTAATACAGGTGAAATCAACTCAGCAGATTATCAATATAAGTAATTTATAATAAAGCCTCCCGATAGCGGGAAAAACAATTATGCCAGCAGACGCTAGTTTGAGCACGCTGTTTGTAAGGAATAATGCCAGGGCGCTAACAATATAAGTGGCTAAAAAGTAGGTAGCAGTTGCCAGAACAGCCTGAGTGTATCCCTATCACACATAAAATGCTGAATGATTGCTATTTTCAAACAGAAGAATCTCGGTTAATCTCTCGGAATTAACTTTCTGTTTTAACGGATATTTTATTCTGATGGGAAAAATCTCATCTCAATGAATAAATGCCCTGCAAACATACTGGTTGCAATACAAGGATGACGGTGACAAACAGAATTAACTGGCTTGATACGCCCTCGCGTTTTGGTTTAATCAGTCGGACACTTCATTGGTTGATGGCTTTGTTATTTTTATGGCAATTTTTCAGCGTGATTGTCTGGCATACTTTCGGACGCACCGCATTTACCTTGTGGATGGATAAACAGGGTTCCCACGCAACCGTAGGCTTTTTGCTATTTATCCTGGTAATAATACGTGCTTTATGGCGTGGGTTTAATAGACACCGTTACCCGCTTTCGAGGCCAAATAAAGCGAACAAGATCGCCATTGTTGGGCATATTACGCTTTATTTATTGATGTTTGTGATTCCCTTTTTGGCCCTTCTCCGCTGTTATGCTGATGGCAAAGGCGTGGTTGTCATGGGCATCCCTGTGTTGCCAGCCACGGGGATTGAAATCAAAGGGATTACCGTTTGGATCGATATGATGCATGGGCCACTAGCATGGCTGCTGCTCTTTTGCATTGGCGGTCATATCCTGATGGCAATAATTCACAGTTTTATACGTCGGGATGCTAATCTCCGCCCCATGATTTAAGTAGAGGCATCGATTCAGGATCAGGGTGGAGCTTTTCTATTACACCCTCAGCAATGTGGCAGAATAACATTTGAACAAGGAACCGAACGACATGATACCTAAGACGAAATTGAGGAAAAACCTTCCCTACGTTTTGATCGGACTCAATTTACTTTTTACGGCGCAGGTTCATGCTGAAATTGACGATCGGCGCGTGATTGCCGACTGCAAAAAAATTCCTTCTTACGCTAATGCAGGAAATACCGCCTATCAAAAAGGTGATTACGTTACAGCGCAAAAGCATTTTATGAATCAGGTTGCCTGGACAGAAGCCTGCCACTTCTCTGACGAGGTAAAAGTAGATAGCGGCGCCCGAGCTACGGCTTATAACAATATGGCGCTAACCTATATTCGTCAGGGAGATCTGCTTAAAGCAAAAGCCTGGTTAATGATTGCTCCAGAAGATAAAAAATCGCAATATAACCTGAAGCTTATCGCTGATAAAATAGCCGCATTACCTAAACCGACAACTTATGCTGGTGAATATTGGCAATATTCAGGACTGGGTAATTGGAACTCCATTGAAGTCACGCCAAAAGGTAATAAATTCACCATAGATTACAATGGTTACTATTTTGGTATTATGGGCATCTACTATGGCCCTAATATGGGGCAATTCTCTTTTGTTAGCAGTATTCCAGCTGATGGCAAGGTAGAATACGACCAGAGTAAAGCAGATAAAGAAACTGATTATTCCGGTGACTGCAAAGTTAATATGCAATTTACTCATGCGGATGTGACTGTAGAAACTGCGGGTGACTGCGGATTTGGTCATAACGTTAGCGCTGATGGCAATTATATTCGCGTCAGATAATCACTGTTTATTAGATCAGGCAATCGGTATGGTTGCCTGCATTATTCTATTCTCATTCCTCTATTCCCCAGCAACACCTCATCTTATAACGTAATGACCGAGTAAATGTAGGTATTTATAACGAAAGCTGGCCTATTTACCTATGAACTAAATAAATTTAATATACTTAATGTTTTTAAAGCAAAAATAAGCAACATAATTATTTATTTAATACTAAATAATTAACAATTAATTTAAAATAGTGATCTTGATCACGTTTTATTTGATAAATATAGATAGTATGAATTTTGAGCACATCAGTGCTTGTCTATTTAAACTGCAAAGGAGTGTTAATATGGGATATATGGTTTCGTTTAATGCTAATCCAGTAAATGCGTCAGAAGAGAGCCATTCACCTCAGGAAGTTCATTTGACTCACTCTGAGACCGAAGCTCTTAAGGATGACGAGTAAATATAAGTAGTCATTAACATACTGACAACTAAGTTATTTGTCTCTTATTTTAATGACTAAAAACATTAAGCGCCGATAGTGGCCTCATCGGCGCTTAAATAACTCCCTTTCCATTAATAGTATCATTTAACCGAAAATTCCCCACATGACTGCTTGCTATTCCAGGGAGGAATTCCTATGCGTCCTATTGAGCGCGATTTCACATTATCCGATGCAAAAGATCGCGTTATCAAAGAAATTGATAATCTGGGTTTGATGTGGCGTAAAGAAGTTTACGGAAAGAATATTCTGACGATTGTTGTTACGTTAAAACATCCAAAGAATAACAATCAAACGATGGGCGTAGGTAAAGGAGATTATGACAATGCTTTTGTTGGGGCATTATTTGAAGCACTGGAGCATTATATTGAGGATTTTTCCTCTCCTCTAGCCACAGTACGGCCTGCAAAGACTCTGATGCGTAAGGGAATACTAGCTAGTGACGATGTGCTGGATATGATTAGCACTCAACCTGATAGTCATCTGGCTACGCGCCGCTTCGCCTCTACCGCGGGAGATTTTTATTATCCATTAGCGCTTTGCGATCCCAATTATTCCCGTAAACCTCTTGCCGATGATAATTTTGACTATCGTTATCTCGCTCGCTATGGAAGCAATAGCGGCATTGCTATTGGCGCAAACCGAAACGAAGCTTTATTACATGGCATAAATGAATGTATAGAAAGGGATGCATTATCTTTGTTTCTTATCCAGGGTTTATACAGCCGAAGCCCATGTACAATATATGAAATTGATAAGCAGAGTTTACCGGAAGACGTCGCACGCAGCTGGCAAAATTCAGAAGAGGAAATTCAACAAAGGATACGAGTACTGGATATTACTCAGGGACTGAAATGTCGTACTTATCTGGCGTTAGCTGAAAAATCAAAACTAATAAAATATCCAATAGGCTGCGGAACATCGCTACATCCGCACCACGCATTGCAGCGAGCGTTAAGTGAATTGGTACAAATCAATGCGGTATTTAATCATAGCCAAGAGATTCAACGAGAGAACGAAGTATTGCATCAGCGGTTATTAAGATACAAAAAATTAGAGCGTTGTTTTTGCATGCGAACCGCGGATATTTTTAACACCAATGAAGTCTTACTGTGTCGCCTGCCAGTTTCAGACCACGCAGACAGTCGCCCCGCCGAAGATCTTGTCGAGATAGAACAGGATTTAATTGAACAAGGGTTTGTTATCGGGAAGAGTATTCTCTATGAAACTTCTCAGGTGTGTCTAACCAATGTTTTAATTCCTAGCTTTGAACGCTTTTATATTATTACCAGCGGGAATATTGTTTTACCTCTGTTAAGAGGAAGGAGGTCTCTTGAAAAAAAAACTATCTAAAGATGATTTTGCCGTCAGGTGGTTAATCAGAGAACATCAATATATTAAACACCAGAAACAGATAGGGGATATTCCCGAAGGCAATATAGTGACCTTAACCGAAGAGGTTGACCTTAGCATGGGGAGTTATTTCCTGGCACATGCGGAAGAGGAATCCTGGCTGGGGCGAAAATTTATATGTGAAAATGAATTAGGTCGACAAAGCTGGCCCAGCGTATTAAGCGATATTAATTTATTAGGTCCGTTCAATTCTGCCAGACGGGAAGGAAACCATGTCACGTTCAGTTATATTGCCCCCTCTTCTCGCCGGCGCTCTAGTTTTTTCCAAAGCCTATTAACCGACCCTATGGGCGAAATTGATTTTTGTTTTATTCGCGATTTTGACGGCGCACTTCCCTCTGGCGATAAATTTTGGCAAGTTGACCACCTTTCTGCTGAGAGAATGGCTAGGGAAGAACGCCATTTTCAGATGCACACAGAACTCAGCCTTAAGGTGTTAAAAACCCAGGGTGTTATTTACGATCCCGCCTGTTCTACCGGTGATTTTCTGGCATCCCTGGCTAATAAACTTCCTGAGTTTAATTATATTGGTTCAGATATTTCTCCTCAGATGATCGAATTTGCTCGTGAGAGACATAAGGAACGGCCTATTTCTTTTTCCGTTGGCGACGCCATGTCTTCCCGGCAACGCTGCGATATTCTTATTCTGCGCTTTCTGAATGATGAAGTGATGCAAATAGGTAGCGCGGCGCTCGCTTTTAATCATTTGATCGGCCTATTGAATCCCGGCGGGATAGCATTTGTTTTTGGTCATACTCCCGTATTGGTTCCCATCACAGACCTGGCCTCGGCGCTTGGATTTGAGGTAATAAAGAATACGGCCAGCTCACTGGATCAGTGCCACATATTTCAGTTTTATATGTTGAGAAAATACCCATGACGCAAGTGCGTAGCTCAGGTTTCTTCCCGGTTGATGATCTGCACTCCATATATTGGGAGCGGCATGGAAATCCGCAGGGCGAACCTTGGATCGTTCTCCACGGAGGGCCTGCGGGGCAAAGTCATCTTATTCATACGGCATTTTTTGATTTGTCACTGTGCGACGTTTTAATTTTTGATCAACGAGGTTGCGGCCAATCTCTTCCTTACGGCGAGCGAAGAATCAATACCATCAACCATCTGGTGGAAGATATTGAGAGGCTTCGATGTTTTTTAAAAATGCCGCGTGCCAATATTTTAGGTCTCTCCTGGGGCTGTTGGTTAGGCATTTTATACAAAATTCGCTATGGCATGAGCGGTTTGAAACTGGTAATCGGTTGCCCTTTTATTCCTATTGCGACTGTGCAGGAGCTGCATTGGTTTTATTTCCATCAGCAGATCTGCCAGACGCATAGGCTAAAACCTTTTATTTTTGCTGAAAACCAACCTAAATCGGCCACCTACTATCGCTGTT carries:
- a CDS encoding YcaO-like family protein, whose product is MRPIERDFTLSDAKDRVIKEIDNLGLMWRKEVYGKNILTIVVTLKHPKNNNQTMGVGKGDYDNAFVGALFEALEHYIEDFSSPLATVRPAKTLMRKGILASDDVLDMISTQPDSHLATRRFASTAGDFYYPLALCDPNYSRKPLADDNFDYRYLARYGSNSGIAIGANRNEALLHGINECIERDALSLFLIQGLYSRSPCTIYEIDKQSLPEDVARSWQNSEEEIQQRIRVLDITQGLKCRTYLALAEKSKLIKYPIGCGTSLHPHHALQRALSELVQINAVFNHSQEIQRENEVLHQRLLRYKKLERCFCMRTADIFNTNEVLLCRLPVSDHADSRPAEDLVEIEQDLIEQGFVIGKSILYETSQVCLTNVLIPSFERFYIITSGNIVLPLLRGRRSLEKKTI
- a CDS encoding class I SAM-dependent methyltransferase, producing MKKKLSKDDFAVRWLIREHQYIKHQKQIGDIPEGNIVTLTEEVDLSMGSYFLAHAEEESWLGRKFICENELGRQSWPSVLSDINLLGPFNSARREGNHVTFSYIAPSSRRRSSFFQSLLTDPMGEIDFCFIRDFDGALPSGDKFWQVDHLSAERMAREERHFQMHTELSLKVLKTQGVIYDPACSTGDFLASLANKLPEFNYIGSDISPQMIEFARERHKERPISFSVGDAMSSRQRCDILILRFLNDEVMQIGSAALAFNHLIGLLNPGGIAFVFGHTPVLVPITDLASALGFEVIKNTASSLDQCHIFQFYMLRKYP
- a CDS encoding cytochrome b, which codes for MTNRINWLDTPSRFGLISRTLHWLMALLFLWQFFSVIVWHTFGRTAFTLWMDKQGSHATVGFLLFILVIIRALWRGFNRHRYPLSRPNKANKIAIVGHITLYLLMFVIPFLALLRCYADGKGVVVMGIPVLPATGIEIKGITVWIDMMHGPLAWLLLFCIGGHILMAIIHSFIRRDANLRPMI
- a CDS encoding alpha/beta fold hydrolase, which encodes MTQVRSSGFFPVDDLHSIYWERHGNPQGEPWIVLHGGPAGQSHLIHTAFFDLSLCDVLIFDQRGCGQSLPYGERRINTINHLVEDIERLRCFLKMPRANILGLSWGCWLGILYKIRYGMSGLKLVIGCPFIPIATVQELHWFYFHQQICQTHRLKPFIFAENQPKSATYYRCLQILATGLASQKRSMAQLWVNTDEIATNAHQDFHQTITLTDEFFNPRTYSAIMLEIHYHAAGFFITNDILRQVAQMDAQGVTLVCGEKDRMGMVATNWLAERVNVEVILVRDIAHQALHTEMIKQLRHLIAR
- a CDS encoding TerB N-terminal domain-containing protein — protein: MTKIKSATTGWVILLMFLLALLSLLPKETSIAVGAALLCIFFFWHYLKAAKRVSKPKLELATEPSPLLSDIPSDERDISATLPLQSDDEFYIFRLADELNKQNYQASVLPQGSLSRASWLPPGELAVVAGINLPDGMIYIGNKLKSNRSGAEPAFINPTLKVAADHVDMSLPLTDERPNYSMISPEARRAYLQWLAEGRQAPEAYIGYVFLFFYGLEHRLLIDANVDVAAKNEQPALKAEIIRLLGIYGEHREFERCARNLLVYLTPLDPTEKTYLSSPPIGSYGTDLPLGLRIGLGQLAVDQHPLPADWAVAWALSDPNLPHNIAATRNFGVFSQLFQQRYRQYFPQGFILPMNKTKLQICYRSASAGLMDQQFTRRIHDLPDVVVAKDSREKLRLILEDCYTELAGYSQFIALNPDKINDLEAILLLPMTLWPEALKQELDNIKERVGYGLLLMTYNELFTRLNSPGEVTRNKVMALVRAMEKIQLGVEPDILSDNITPSAQDTIALFPITVLATESETLPAYRVTVVTLDLACAAVMVDGGISEPELMMLSQHVDAWGHISPGQRMRLKAYLQPGIKKTSTLGALRKKMEPLSVTTRRAIAAFLAHLVQADGKVTPQEVKFLERVYVRLSLDSKLVYTDLHQSPPVSVTQTTAKMINDNARVAQLQQESRELYKVLSTMFPATVEQKSKPIQPMATWVKPVEIFGLDADHSALLRLLIGRLLWSRDELIDIAEDMALPLDEALSTLNEKTHSVFNLPLTEGNRPVKINRTILRSLAA
- a CDS encoding tetratricopeptide repeat protein, whose amino-acid sequence is MIPKTKLRKNLPYVLIGLNLLFTAQVHAEIDDRRVIADCKKIPSYANAGNTAYQKGDYVTAQKHFMNQVAWTEACHFSDEVKVDSGARATAYNNMALTYIRQGDLLKAKAWLMIAPEDKKSQYNLKLIADKIAALPKPTTYAGEYWQYSGLGNWNSIEVTPKGNKFTIDYNGYYFGIMGIYYGPNMGQFSFVSSIPADGKVEYDQSKADKETDYSGDCKVNMQFTHADVTVETAGDCGFGHNVSADGNYIRVR